A stretch of Saccharothrix texasensis DNA encodes these proteins:
- a CDS encoding AfsR/SARP family transcriptional regulator — MEFKIIGKTRLHVDGNDQDLGAAKQRGVLTLLLYHFPSPVQVDTLTRVLWPGVGLDQVKRTLQPIISRLRSILSKVQSGVLIRKEGNAYRLVLEPPEVIDYYRFRKLAERGREAAVAGDHRRAKTLLQEALSLWQDRPLQELEGTWADRCRDQMETFDRLPAFHALLDSRQQLGEHLEVVAEAGRLMAALDPDEAFAALYIRSLDALGRHSAALDFYAGFCRRLFEHVGAEPGPQLRDLYKRILRKQAGTATAPVEPPRQLPRKSKNFTGRVDLLDRLDALLNADDGQGQVVALHGMPGVGKSELALHWAHRHADRFPDGTLYLDLRGFGPGTPMEPEEALSMLLRSLGTEQVPQNGDERRAALRRSLGTRRVLLVLDDVQDSGQVRPVLSAAANSFTIITSRTRLVGLKVRDHVDLIRVPTLSVDESVAFLRNEIGDARPHDEPDALRSLASRADGHPLALSIIAQHVAQRPEAPITELVDEFVSQEGLGVLGSVHDSDDESVTLPVAFSWSFRYLSPDTARVFRLLGLHPTAEFSTDATSVLLGQPADVVTRHLSALARSNLLEYGSPRRFRLHDMLHGYAVDLVRHHEPAAVRRDAMARLLDWYLASSTAAARLLDPQSSPVPPLPGMTMRPFPLADESEALAWLTRERANLVGAVHQAVRHDFNAHAWRLSANLHEAYDRMGHFEEALISHRSALKAAKALGDLEAVSGTHSNLGMVLYRLQRFAEARDHFEAGMETAQAAGATELHLICAHNLAAIHLALGETSTAIALYGEILASVRELGYRDGEAYALDQLANAYRKVDRDDLALEHYYQALAIRREIGHVRGEATTLTELGMLHHERGEQDQALHRLQEALDVHSHSGDRTRKGEALVTIAEVEFELDLFDEAIEHAEQAAALCEELGAHDDHGRALRVWGQALAALGGLDEAEVRWRRAADVLREVAEVEAAEILDHLDNLKRIRAIPEPREGGVVLEGDTVEDGHGQ; from the coding sequence GTGGAGTTCAAGATCATCGGCAAAACACGATTACATGTCGACGGGAATGATCAGGATCTCGGGGCGGCGAAGCAGCGGGGTGTTCTCACGCTGCTTTTGTATCACTTTCCGAGTCCTGTCCAGGTGGACACCCTTACTCGGGTGCTGTGGCCGGGCGTTGGCCTTGACCAGGTTAAACGAACGCTGCAACCGATCATCAGCCGACTGCGGTCCATTCTGTCGAAAGTCCAGTCGGGTGTCCTGATTCGGAAGGAGGGCAACGCGTACCGACTCGTGCTGGAACCGCCGGAGGTCATCGACTACTATCGTTTCCGCAAATTGGCGGAGCGTGGCCGCGAGGCGGCTGTGGCAGGTGATCACCGGCGCGCCAAAACGCTCCTGCAAGAGGCGCTGTCGCTGTGGCAGGACCGTCCGCTCCAAGAGTTGGAAGGGACGTGGGCGGACCGCTGCCGTGACCAAATGGAGACATTCGACAGGTTGCCCGCCTTTCACGCTTTGCTGGACAGCCGGCAACAGCTGGGCGAGCACCTGGAGGTCGTGGCGGAGGCCGGCAGGCTCATGGCCGCGCTCGACCCGGACGAAGCGTTCGCCGCGCTGTACATCCGGTCCCTCGACGCGCTGGGACGCCACTCCGCCGCACTCGACTTCTACGCGGGCTTCTGCAGACGCCTGTTCGAGCACGTGGGCGCCGAACCGGGCCCACAGCTCCGCGATCTCTACAAGCGCATCCTGCGCAAGCAGGCCGGCACCGCGACCGCGCCCGTCGAACCGCCGCGCCAGTTGCCGAGGAAGTCGAAGAACTTCACGGGCCGCGTCGACCTCCTCGACCGACTCGACGCGCTGTTGAACGCCGACGACGGCCAAGGGCAGGTCGTCGCGCTGCACGGCATGCCCGGCGTCGGCAAGAGCGAGTTGGCACTGCACTGGGCCCACCGCCACGCGGACCGCTTCCCGGACGGAACCCTGTACCTCGACCTCCGCGGGTTCGGACCCGGCACTCCGATGGAGCCCGAAGAAGCCCTGTCGATGCTGTTGCGGTCCCTGGGCACGGAGCAGGTGCCGCAGAACGGCGACGAGCGTCGAGCGGCGCTGCGGCGCAGCCTCGGCACCCGGAGGGTCCTGCTCGTGCTGGACGACGTGCAGGACAGCGGGCAGGTGCGACCTGTGCTCTCGGCGGCCGCGAACTCCTTCACGATCATCACCAGCCGGACTCGCCTGGTCGGGTTGAAAGTGCGCGATCACGTCGACTTGATCCGCGTGCCGACGCTGTCCGTCGATGAATCGGTCGCGTTCCTGCGCAACGAGATCGGCGACGCCCGACCACACGACGAGCCGGATGCCCTGCGGAGCCTGGCGAGCAGGGCGGACGGCCACCCGCTGGCGTTGAGCATCATCGCCCAGCACGTCGCCCAGCGGCCGGAGGCGCCCATCACCGAACTCGTGGACGAGTTCGTCAGCCAGGAGGGCTTGGGCGTTCTCGGTTCCGTGCACGACAGCGACGACGAGAGCGTCACGTTGCCCGTCGCGTTCTCGTGGTCGTTCCGCTACCTGTCACCGGACACCGCCCGGGTGTTCCGGCTCCTGGGCCTGCACCCCACGGCGGAGTTCAGCACCGATGCGACGTCCGTGCTGCTGGGTCAGCCCGCGGACGTGGTGACGAGGCACCTCAGCGCGCTCGCGCGCAGCAACCTCCTCGAGTACGGGTCGCCGCGCCGGTTCAGGCTCCACGACATGCTGCACGGGTACGCCGTCGACCTGGTGCGCCACCACGAGCCGGCAGCGGTCCGCAGAGACGCGATGGCACGCCTGCTCGACTGGTACCTGGCGTCGAGCACCGCCGCCGCGCGACTGCTCGACCCCCAGTCGTCACCGGTGCCACCGCTGCCCGGCATGACCATGCGGCCGTTCCCCCTGGCGGACGAGTCCGAAGCACTGGCGTGGTTGACCCGGGAGCGCGCCAATCTGGTGGGCGCGGTGCACCAGGCGGTCCGCCATGACTTCAACGCGCATGCTTGGCGCCTCTCCGCGAACCTCCACGAGGCATATGACCGGATGGGGCACTTCGAAGAGGCGCTCATCAGTCACCGGTCCGCGCTCAAAGCCGCCAAAGCGCTCGGCGACCTCGAAGCGGTGAGTGGTACTCACAGCAACCTCGGCATGGTGCTGTACCGGTTGCAGCGATTCGCCGAGGCCCGCGACCACTTCGAAGCCGGCATGGAAACGGCCCAGGCCGCCGGCGCCACCGAACTCCACCTGATCTGCGCGCACAACTTGGCTGCCATCCACTTGGCGCTGGGCGAGACGTCGACGGCGATCGCGCTCTACGGCGAGATCCTGGCTTCGGTCCGCGAACTCGGTTATCGCGACGGCGAGGCTTACGCCCTGGATCAGCTGGCCAATGCGTATCGGAAAGTCGACCGCGACGACCTGGCACTGGAGCACTACTACCAGGCGCTCGCCATCCGCCGCGAGATCGGACACGTCCGCGGTGAAGCCACGACGCTCACGGAGCTGGGAATGCTCCACCACGAGCGGGGAGAGCAGGATCAGGCATTGCACCGCTTGCAAGAGGCACTCGACGTCCACTCCCACAGCGGTGACCGCACGCGCAAGGGCGAGGCGTTGGTGACGATCGCCGAGGTCGAGTTCGAACTCGACCTGTTCGACGAGGCGATCGAGCACGCCGAGCAGGCAGCGGCGCTGTGCGAGGAACTCGGCGCGCACGACGATCACGGTCGGGCGTTGCGAGTGTGGGGACAGGCGCTCGCCGCTCTCGGCGGGTTGGACGAGGCGGAGGTCAGGTGGCGGCGCGCGGCGGACGTCCTGCGCGAAGTGGCGGAGGTAGAAGCGGCTGAGATCCTTGACCACCTGGATAACCTGAAAAGGATTCGGGCCATTCCGGAGCCCCGAGAGGGCGGTGTGGTCCTGGAGGGCGACACGGTCGAAGACGGTCACGGACAGTAA